Proteins encoded together in one Plectropomus leopardus isolate mb chromosome 19, YSFRI_Pleo_2.0, whole genome shotgun sequence window:
- the rgrb gene encoding retinal G protein coupled receptor b gives MAAYTLPEGFTEFDMFTFGTALLVGGMLGFFLNAISIVSFLTVKEMRNPSNFFVFNLAVADLCLNINGLTAAYASYLRYWPFGQDGCAYHGFQGMIALLASMSFMAAIAWDRYHQYCTRQKLFWSTTLTMSGIIWILSIFWAAVPLMGWGVYDFEPMRTCCTLDYTRGDRDYVTFMLTLVVLYLIFPVFIMVSCYNSIHKHFKKIHHHRFNTSVPLRVMLMCWGPYVLMCIYACFENVKLVSPKLRMVLPVVAKTNPIFNALLYSFGNEFYRGGVWHFLTGQKIVDPVIKKSK, from the exons ATGGCAGCGTATACATTACCGGAGGGATTCACGGAGTTTGATATGTTTACATTCGGCACAGCGCTTCTTGTTGGGG gcATGCTTGGATTCTTTCTCAATGCCATCAGCATCGTGTCTTTCCTCACAGTGAAGGAGATGAGGAATCCCAGTAACTTCTTTGTCTTCAATCTTGCTGTGGCTGACCTCTGTTTGAATATCAATGGACTCACAGCTGCGTATGCAAGTTACCTCAG ATATTGGCCATTTGGTCAAGATGGATGTGCCTATCATGGTTTTCAAGGGATGATAGCCCTCCTGGCATCCATGAGTTTCATGGCTGCCATCGCTTGGGACAGATATCATCAGTACTGCACCA GACAGAAGCTCTTCTGGAGCACAACTCTGACGATGAGCGGCATCATCTGGATTCTTTCCATCTTCTGGGCTGCTGTTCCTCTCATGGGATGGGGCGTCTATGACTTTGAGCCAATGAGGACTTGCTGCACGCTGGACTACACCAGAGGGGACAG ggaCTATGTGACCTTCATGCTGACTCTGGTGGTGCTCTACCTGATTTTCCCAGTTTTCATCATGGTTTCGTGTTACAACTCCATCCACAAGCACTTTAAGAAAATCCATCACCACAGG TTTAACACCAGTGTGCCTTTGAGGGTAATGCTGATGTGCTGGGGCCCTTACGTCCTCATGTGTATCTACGCCTGCTTTGAGAACGTGAAGCTCGTATCTCCCAAGCTAAGAATG GTGCTTCCAGTTGTTGCAAAGACAAATCCTATCTTCAACGCTCTCCTCTACTCATTTGGAAATGAGTTCTATCGAGGCGGCGTGTGGCACTTCCTCACCGGACAGAAGATTGTTGATCCAGTTAttaagaaatcaaaataa